The proteins below come from a single Danio aesculapii chromosome 23, fDanAes4.1, whole genome shotgun sequence genomic window:
- the actl6b gene encoding actin-like protein 6B: MSGGVYGGDEVGALVFDIGSFSTRAGYAGEDCPKVDFPTTIGVNAEEEGPADMGAEQESNSGRSYYIDTTALHVPRAGVELISPLKNGMIEDWDAFQAIIDHIYSKHIKSEPGLHPVLMSEAPWNSRAKREKLTELIFEHYNIPAFFLCKTAVLTAFANGRATGLVLDSGATHTTAIPVHDGYVLQQGIVKSPLAGDFISMQCRELFQEMNIDTVPPYMIASKEPVREGAPPLWTKKDKLPPVSKSWHTFMCNEVIQDFQASVLQVSDSPYDEQVAAQMPTVHYEMPSGYSTDFGAERLRIPEGLFDPSNVKGLSGNTMLGVGHVVTTSIGMCDIDIRPGLYGSVIVTGGNTLLQGFTERLNRELSQKAPPSMRLKLIACNSSIERRFSSWIGGSILASLGTFQQMWISKQEYDEGGKQSVERKCP, translated from the exons ATGAGCGGCGGCGTGTACGGCGGAG ATGAAGTGGGCGCACTGGTGTTTGACATCGGCTCTTTCTCCACCAGAGCAGGATACGCTGGAGAGGACTGTCCCAAg GTGGATTTTCCCACTACTATAGGAGTGAACGCCGAGGAGGAGGGGCCAGCGGACATGGGGGCGGAGCAAGAAAGCAACAGTGGGCGGAGCTACTACATTGACACCACAGCTCTGCATGTGCCGCGGGCAGGAGTCGAGCTGATCTCTCCACTGAAGAACGGCATGA TTGAGGACTGGGATGCTTTCCAAGCCATTATTGACCACATCTACAGCAAACACATCAAATCAGAGCCCGGTTTACACCCTGTTCTGATGTCTGAAGCTCCT TGGAACTCGCGAGCCAAGAGGGAAAAACTCACAGAGCTCATATTTGAGCATTACAACATCCCCGCTTTCTTCCTGTGCAAAACAGCTGTGCTCACCGC CTTCGCCAACGGTCGAGCCACGGGCCTGGTGCTGGACAGCGGAGCCACGCACACCACCGCCATCCCAGTGCATGATGGGTACGTCCTGCAGCAAG GGATCGTGAAGTCGCCTCTGGCCGGGGACTTCATCAGCATGCAGTGTCGAGAGTTGTTTCAGGAGATGAACATTGACACAGTTCCTCCATACATGATCGCATCAAAG gaGCCCGTGAGGGAAGGAGCTCCGCCGCTGTGGACCAAGAAAGACAAACTGCCTCCGGTCAGCAAGTCGTGGCACACATTTATGTGTAAT GAGGTGATTCAGGACTTCCAGGCGTCTGTGCTGCAGGTGTCTGACTCTCCGTATGATGAACA ggtGGCTGCGCAGATGCCAACGGTGCATTATGAAATGCCGAGCGGATACAGCACAGATTTTGGAGCGGAGCGTTTGCGGATACCGGAGGGTCTGTTTGATCCATCTAATGTGAAG GGATTGTCTGGTAACACCATGCTGGGTGTCGGACACGTGGTCACCACCAGCATCGGCATGTGTGACATCGATATCAGACCG GGTCTGTACGGCAGTGTGATCGTGACAGGAGGAAACACACTTCTGCAGGGCTTTACAGAAAGACTCAACAGAGAACTGTCTCAAAAAGCACCACCG AGCATGAGACTGAAACTCATCGCCTGTAACAGCTCCATAGAGAGGAGATTCAGCTCCTGGATTGGAGGATCTATTCTAGCTTCATTG GGAACCTTCCAGCAGATGTGGATCTCGAAGCAGGAGTATGATGAGGGTGGAAAACAGAGTGTGGAAAGGAAATGCCCCTAA